Genomic DNA from Mycobacteroides chelonae CCUG 47445:
AGTCGGTCAGCGTGAAACCCGGGAAGACGTGCACATGCAGGTGGGGCACCTCCATCCCGGCGATGATGTAGCCGGCACGTGGGGCGTCGAAGGCCTTGCGGATGGCGCGGCCGACGCGTTGCGCGACGAGGTTGACCTTCGCGAAGACGGCCGCGTCGATGTCCTGCCACTGGTCGATCTCGGCGCGCGGCACCACCAGGGTGTGACCCTGGGTGATCGGCGCGATGGTGAGGAACGCGACGACATCCTCGTCCTCGTAGACGAACCGACCGGGTAGCTCTCCGTTGATGATCTTCG
This window encodes:
- a CDS encoding HIT family protein — its product is MSSVFTKIINGELPGRFVYEDEDVVAFLTIAPITQGHTLVVPRAEIDQWQDIDAAVFAKVNLVAQRVGRAIRKAFDAPRAGYIIAGMEVPHLHVHVFPGFTLTDFSFENADPNASAESLDEAQAKIKAALAEID